The following are encoded in a window of Cottoperca gobio chromosome 20, fCotGob3.1, whole genome shotgun sequence genomic DNA:
- the LOC115025762 gene encoding D(3) dopamine receptor-like, translating into MKSLSTRIRDDPMVCSISNPDFVIYSSVVSFYLPFIVTLLVYIRIYVFLRLRRKRIAFRQASGKVEPGSVPPSVETCLQEETPKAKQDLSPIRIKVQSVEPSSPSKPNLLSECLWRKRPKTGPLENSALPPVDMQNCCSISHASCGRTELDLEQEREEEEEEEDKEEEEEDNNQNQRPTVRMSCEVKDLSNGRTHTSLRSMAHSHINNSRFRSMHAREKKATQMLAIVLGVFLICWLPFFVTHILNTHCRTCYVPSGLYSAFTWLGYVNSALNPIIYTTFNIEFRRAFIKILSC; encoded by the exons ATGAAGAGCCTCAGCACCAGGATCAGAG aTGACCCCATGGTGTGCTCCATCTCCAACCCCGACTTTGTGATCTACTCGTCGGTGGTGTCCTTCTACCTGCCGTTTATCGTCACTCTGCTGGTCTACATCCGCATCTACGTCTTCCTcaggctgaggaggaagaggatcgCCTTCCGCCAGGCCAGCGGAAAGGTGGAGCCTGGCTCAGTGCCGCCATCTGTG GAGACCTGTCTACAAGAAGAGACTCCCAAGGCAAAGCAGGACCTGTCACCTATAAGGATTAAAGTG CAGAGTGTGGAGCCTTCAAGTCCTTCCAAGCCCAACCTGCTGTCAGAATGTCTGTGGCGCAAACGTCCAAAGACGGGCCCTCTGGAGAACTCTGCGCTGCCCCCGGTGGACATGCAGAACTGCTGCAGCATCAGCCACGCCTCCTGCGGTCGCACCGAGCTGGATCTGGAGCAggagcgagaggaggaggaggaggaggaggacaaggaggaggaggaggaggacaacaACCAGAACCAACGACCTACTGTCAGGATGAGCTGCGAGGTGAAGGATCTGTCCAATGGACGAACACACACGTCACTGCGGTCGATGGCTCATTCTCATATCAACAACTCACGATTCAGGAGCATGCACGCTCGGGAGAAAAAGGCCACTCAGATGCTGGCCATCGTGCTCG GGGTGTTTCTCATCTGCTGGCTGCCTTTCTTTGTGACTCACATTCTGAACACCCACTGCAGGACATGCTACGTGCCATCTGGGCTTTACAGTGCTTTCACCTGGCTGGGTTATGTCAACAGTGCCCTTAACCCAATTATCTACACCACCTTCAACATCGAGTTCAGACGGGCCTTCATCAAGATCCTCAGCTGCTGA